The following nucleotide sequence is from Thermostaphylospora chromogena.
TGATCTTTTTCCGCATACCAGAATGCGCATGACCGGCGGCGGCCGGGAAATCGTGTGGCGGAGGGCGGGCGGACGGTCGATCGGCGGTGCGGCGGCCCGTCGATCCGGTCGCTGCGGTGGTTTCGCGGTGCCGATCGGGACGTCACGCGGTCGCCGTCGCGCAGCGGATCGGGGATCGCCGATGCGGGCGGGGCGGGCGTCCGCGTGGCCGGCGGTTCGCCGTTCCGGTGCGACGGCTCCGCGCGGCCTCCGATAGGCGGCGGCTCCGCGTCGCCTGCGACGGGCGGCGGCTTGCGCGCCGTCAGCGGATGACCCCGCAGTGCGGAACCGGCCCGCCGGCGGCCGTCGCGTTGCGCGACCATGCGCCGCGGGGCGGGCGCTGCGGCGCCCTGGCCGCCCGTACGCCGATGCCGGGCTCGGCCGGCGGCCCCGGCCGCGTTCGCGGCGCGCCTCGCCGAAGCGGCCGTTGATATTCGACGAGGCGATCATTCCCGGGCGGCGCCGGGAGGATTTCGACGGATCAGGCGGACTGAATTCCGGATTATTTAATCCTCGAATTCATCTGCCGTGAAAGTTTCATGAATCCGGTCTTATCGCGCGTTATATTGACCGTGCCGGAGGTGTGATGGGGAGGCGGTGTGAAATCTGTTTCGGGAAGGACGGTGACCGCGGCGGCGGTCGCCGTACGCGTGTGACGGCCATGTTCGGCCGTGGCCGTCACCTCGTCCGCGGGCGCCGCGGACGATCCGGGATGGCCGATGGGCGGGCAGGACATCAGCAACCCCGGTCCGATCCGAATGAGAGCGTTCTCAGCCCGTCGACGGTGGGCGACCTGGAGGTCGCGTGGACGTTACACCATGCGGGGCCCGTCTCGGCGACGCCCGCCGTGGTGGACGGCGCCGTCCACATCCCGGACCGGGCGGATGCTTCCACAAGGTGGACGCGGAGACGGAAGAGGTGATCTGGTCCCGTTCGGTGGCGTGGTACGCGGGTTCCACCGAGACCGTGGTATCCCGGGCCCACCCCGTCGTCGGTGACACCGTTTACATCGGCACCCAGACCGGTGCCCGGCTGCCGGCGACCCCCTCGCCGCCGGCGATCGCGTGTGCGGTTCGATGCGACACAAGACTGGAACCGTTCTTTATATCGTTTTGTCAGGGTTTATGAGGATAGGTTCGACGTTGTGACCGTATCTGGGACTCCGACCCCCGCTGAGGAGCTGCGTGCGGCGGGATTGCGGGTGACGGCCGCCCGCGTCGCGCTGCTCGAGACCGTCCGGGACGGCGACCACCTCGACGTCGAGGCGATCGCCGCCGGGGTGCGCGATCGCGTGGGCCACATATCCCTGCAAGCCGTGTACGAGGCCCTCAACGCGCTCACCGCAGCGGGACTCGTACGCCGCATCGAACCGGCCGGCAGCCCAGCCCGGTTCGAAGGACGCGTCGGCGACAACCATCACCACATCGTGTGCCGATCGTGCGGGGCCGTCGCCGACGTGGACTGCGCGACCGGCCAGGCGCCCTGCCTGACCGCGTCCGACGACCACGGCTTCCTGATCGACGAAGCCGAGGTCATCTACTGGGGCCTGTGCCCCGCCTGCGCCGACGCCCGCGCTTCCTGAGCACGTGATCCGCCCGGTCTGCAAGGAGCGCGGATCCCATGCTCATCACCATGCTGATCGTTTATGCCCTTCCCGTGGCCGTGACCCTCATATCTCTGCTGGTCGCCTCCTCGCGGCCGTGGCGTAAGGTTCTCTACCTCGCCGCGTTCATCGGCGTCGCTGTTCTGTCGGGGGTGCTCGGCAACCTGTTCATCGAAGACGAACCGGGGCTGTGGCTGTTCATCCTCGGCCCGGCGGTGGTCGTCACCGGAATCCGGCTGATCATCGCGAGCATCCTTGATCTACCCACGTCGGGGAACGGCACAGGCTGATCGTCGTGCATCGGACAGGGCGACGAGCGAGCACGGGACCACCTGCCGGCACCGGCGTTCCGCTCGCCCTCGCGTCCCGGCCGTGGTCACGCGGTGGTGCGGGGAACGGCCGCCTTCTCGCGCGGCGTGCGCCGCAGGTGCTGTACCGCCAAGGCGAGGCCCGCCGTGCCGAGTGCGGCCGTCACCAGCAGGGCGCTGACCCACAGCGGCGAGCGGTAGCCGAACCCGGCGGCGATGGTGAGGCCGCCGACGGCGGGACCGACGACCGCGCCCACGTTCAGGGCGGCGGTCGCGAAGGAGCCGCCGAGCGAGGGCGCCTCCACCGCCGCGTACAGCACCTGGGCGATCAGGGTCGAACCGACGGCGAACGAGAGGGTTCCCTGCACGAAGACGAGCACGAACGCGGCGATCGGGCTATCGGCCGTGGCCGCGAAGAGCCACCACCCGGCGAGCAGGGCGATCCCACCCGGAATCAGGACCCGCATCGGCCGCGCGTCCGACAGGCGGCCGCCGATGGTCACACCGGTGAACGAGCCGAGACCGAACAGCGCCAGTACCGCCGGCACCCAGCTCGCGGAGAATCCGCCGACATCGATGACCAGCGGAGCCAGATAGGTGAAGGTGGCGAAGGTGGCGGCGTTCACCAGCGCGGCCAGCAACAGTGTGACCAGCAGTCGCGGACGGCGCAGCGCCCGCAGTTCGCGACGGGCGCTGGGACGGCCTTCGTCCGGGGTGTCGGTCGTGCGAACCGTGTCGGGTACCGAGCGCAGCACGGCGAAGACGGCCGGCAGGGAGATCAGGGCGACGGCCCAGAACGCCGCCCGCCAGCCGGCGGCCTGGCCGAGCACGGCACCGGCGGGCACCCCGGCGACGCATGCGAGCGTGATGCCTCCCAGCAGGACGGAGGTGGCACGTCCTTTGGCGTTCGGCGCGACCATGCCGGTCGCCGCCGCGAGCCCTACGGCCAGGAAACCGGCGTTGGCCAGCGCACCGAGGACCCGGGTCACCAGGAGCACGGTGAAGCTGGTGGTGATCGCGCCGACGACATGCACGAGTATGAACGCGATCAGGAAGGCGAGCAGGGCCCGCCGAGCCGGCCAGCGCAGACTGAGGAGCGCCATCAGCGGAGCTCCGACGATCATTCCTGCGGCGAAGGCCGATGTCAGCGCGCCGGCGGCTGAGATGGACACATTCAGTTCACGGGCGATGTCTGCTATCAACCCGGACAGCATGAATTCCGACGTTCCTTGGGCGAATACCGCCAATCCCAGGATGTAGACGGCGAAGGGCATGAACGGATGACTCCACAGTTGCCTCGAAGGGGAGCAGATGGGGACACGGCATGCCGTCGCGGCGCTCCGGGATCGGCCGCATGACGCGTATGGTCATCCGGACTGGCGGAGGGCGGGGCGCTACCGCGTGAAGGAGTTCCGGCCCGGCTCCACCGGCAGCAGGGCGAAGACGACGGGACTACCGGAAAGACTCGGTCGGTGTGACAGTGATCCGGTGGCGGGGGTGGTGGAAGACGCGCGACCGCGGCGACGGCGCTGCCGCGTCACACCCGTGAAGAGCCACCGATGGATCGGTGGCTAGCGTCTTGACGCCTCGGGACCGGACACGGCCCACACCATAGTGAGGGGCGCCGAGACCTGTCCACAGGTTATTTCAGGGGCGGCGTCGCACGCGGTGGCCACGGTTTCCGGCTGACGGCCTGCACGTCCCGCGCCGGTGAAGCTGCCCTGCCGATCTGCAGACCGGTCGTCGCCGGAACGCGCGGATCTCCACCGCCGCGGTCCGGGAACCGTACGGTCCGACGACGTCCGTGATCTGAGCCTCCGTCGGTCCTGTCGCGCGGCGGACGTCGGGGAACACCGTCGTGCGGGACGCAGGGACGCAGGGATGATGATCTCTACTCGGTACACCGGTATGAGGACGTCCTCCGTCAGGAAGACGGCGGTTGGCCGACATGCTGCTGCGGTGGCTGGAGGAGCATCCGGCGCACGTCGCGGAGGTGCGGTAGGCGCGTTGGTGACGTCGAGCGGTGAGGCTTGGAGTCTCGGGGGATCCGGCGCCGTCGGCGTCGCGGGCGGAAGCGGCGGGCGGGACGCCGCCTTACGCGGTCACGCATGGGCACGCGCCCCGCGGCGTGACCCGATCCGCCGACGCCGGGCGGCGGAGCGGGTCACGGCTTGCCGGCGATGGCGCACGCCCGGCACGGGGGACGGCCGCAGATGCACTGGGTGATGGCGTCGAGGACGTTGTGGTCGTGGTAGAGGCACTGGTCCTTGCAGGTGTGGCGGGGGATGAACCCCGCCTGGATCTCGTCCGGCCACGGCTCCTCGCCTTCGCGGCAGCGGATGAACCGTTCGGGGTCCGTCGCGTGCAGTTCGTGCATGCTCGCCCGGGCCTGCGCCTCCAGCTCCCGTACCTGCGCCGCGGTGGCCTTGAGCTGGGTGATGAGGTCGGAGTACCGGTCGTCGCCGGTCCGCACGTACGCGGCGTGCAGCGCCATCACCGCGTTGCTCAGGGACCGGCCGGCGTCTTGGAGGTTGGTGGTGTGGTGAAGCTGGATTCCGGTGACGCCTCGTACCCACACGGCGTCGTTCTTCATCGATCACCCTTTCGGAGCGGCGGACGCTCGACGTGTTGTGGAGCGCCTTGTCGGGCGGCTCCGCGACGACCCTGGAGCCTTAAAGGATGTTTGACCTGTTTTGCAGCATAATTACTGATTTGCGTACTTCTGTGAGTTTGTCGAGGGGCGCGCTCGGCGTCGCGGGCCCATCGGCGGCGGGAGGCGTCGCTCCTCACCGCTTTCACCAGGGGGGAAGGCCCAAGGGCTGATCGACCCGCGCTTCGGCGCGGGGAAGAGGGTTCGCGGAAGCTTTGGCGAAAATTTACTGATCGAAGGTTTTGTGATCAGGCGCCGGGCGTCCCGGAGGGTGTCGCCGGTGATCGCGGACCGAGGCGGTTCGTGGAGTCGTCCCGGTCCGTTCGCCGGGGCGGGAGGTGCGGGGCGTCCCGCGATCGCCCGGCGGAGCCGTCCCCGGTCCCGTTCGCCGACGCGGAAGAGGAGGCCGCGGGGGCGTTCAACGGCGGGGGTGCCCGGCGCGGCGGGATCGCGGTTCCCGCGCGGCGGGAAGCACGGCGGCGAGGTGACGGATCAGAGCGAGGACGGCGAGCAGCGCCACCAGGGCGCACACCCCCCGCCAGCCCGCCCGGCCGTAGATCTGCGTGCCCAGCCAGGAGCCCGCGCTGCCGCCGAGGAAGGCGCAGGCCATGTAGGCGGTGTTGAGCCTGCCGCGGGCTTGCGGGCGCAGCGCGAAGATCCGGGCCTGGTTGGCGACCATGCCGGACTGCATCGCCACGTCGAGCACCAGCGTGCCGGCGACCAGGGCGGTCATGCCGAGGCCGCCGCCACCGGCCCCGGCGGCGAGTATCGCCGCCGATGCGAGCACTCCGATCATGCAGATGAGGTTCACCGGATCGGGTCCCCACCGGTCCACCAGCCGTCCGGCGAGCGGGGTGCACAGCATGGTCGCCGCCCCGACCAGGGCGAGCACCCCCACCACGTGGGCGCCCAGGCCGTAGGCCGGTCCGGTCAGGAGCAGCGCCAGGCAGGTCCACACGGCGGAGAACCCGCCGAAGATCGTCGCCTGGTAGAGGCAGGAACGGCGCAGGTCCGGCTCGGTGCGCAGCAGGCGCGCCGATTCGGCGAGGAGCGCCGGGTACGGCTGGCGCGAGGACGGGGCCGTCGCCGGCATCGCGACGCCGAGAACGGCCGCGAGGAGCAGGGCCGCGGCCGCGGCCACCAGGTAGGGGGCCCGCCAGCCCAGCCACTCGCCGAGCGTGCCGCCGAAGGCGCGGGCCAGCAGCATGCCGCCGATCGACCCGCTCAGCAGGGTGCCCAGCACCGCTCCGCGACGATCCGGGGCCGTCAGCCCGGCCGCCAGCGGGGCGATGACCTGCGCGACCACGGTGGTGACGCCGACGAGGGCGCTGGCGGCGACGAGCGGTGGCAGGGCCGGTGCGCACCCGGCGGTGACCAGCCCCAGGCCGGTGAGGGCCAGCAGGGTGACGAGGAGCGGGCGGTGCGGCAGGCGGTCGCCGAGCGGCACCAGCAGGAAGATCCCGGCCGCGTAACCGACCTGCGCGGCGGTCACCACCAGTGCGGCCGAGTCCGGTGGGACGCCCAGCCCGGCGGCGACCAGCGGGCCGACCGCCTGGGGGAAGTAGATGTTGCCCACGGCCACACCGCATGTCACGGCCAGGATCAGCACCGACCGGCGGCTGAGGGTCATGTCCGTCATATACCGAAGTCCATGGCATCTACCGCCTGACGCCAATCGATGTAGCGTATGGTTTAATGATCAGCTTCGAGCTGGGCGTCGAGGATCTCGCCGACACGCGGTTCGCCGTCTCGCCGTTGCACGAGGCCGTGCTCAGCCTGCGCGTCCTGCGCGATCCGGGCCTGTCCGCCCTGCACCTTCCCTGGCGCAGGTCCGTTCTCGGCAAGCTCGGCTCGCTCGACACCGACCTGCTGCTGTCCCTGGTCGGGGACAGCCACGCCCTGCCCGACTTCCTGACCCCGCGGCCCACGGGCTTCGCGCCCTCCTTCGAAGAGGAGCTGGCCGCCGTCGCCCGGACCTCCCCCGAGCTCGTGCGCCGCGATCTGCTGGGCGCGCACGCCCCGGGGCCGCTGCCCGGTCCCCTGCGCGCCGCCGTGGCCGCCGGTGACGAGCAGGTGATCGAACTCCGCGACGCCATATGCGACCTCCTGCGCCGGTACTGGGACATCGCCGTCAGATCGCTATGGCCGCGGATGCGGCTGCTGCTGGAAGCCGACATGACCTACCGGGCGCGGCAGCTCGCCGTGGGCGGTGCACGCCTGCTGTTCGCCGGCATGCACCCGAACCTGCAGTGGCAGGACGGCGTGCTGCGCATTCACCGGACGGTCGGCCACTACCACACCGTCGCGGCCGGTCGCGGGCTGCTGCTGGTGCCGTCCGTGTTCGCGCGGAAGCCCGCGCCTCCGGTCAGCCCGGAAGAACCGCCGTTGCTGATCTACCCCAGTCGCGGGGTGGCGACGCTGTGGACCACGGCGCCGCCTCCCACCTCGGACGCTCTCGAGGCGCTGCTCGGCGCGCCCAGGGCGGGACTGCTCAGCCTCCTCGACGAGCCGCTGCCCACGGTCGAGCTGGCCCGCCGCCTCGGCGTCACCCCGAGCGCCGTCTCCCAGCACCTGCGCGTCCTGCACGCCACGGGCCTGGTCGCCCGGGCCCGTGACGGCCGCTATGTCCTCTACCGCCGCACCTCCCTCGGCGATCAGCTGATCGACCGGCGTCCGCTCGCCGGCTAGTGCCTCGACGACCGGGCGGCTCCGGCGTGGGCGGGTGTCCTCGAGTGCGGTGAGGGACGCGGACGACGGCGGGCCGATCCTCGTCGCCCTGATGGGAACACCGCCCAAGGCGGCGCTCATGACGGTGTTCGCGATCTTCCTGGTGGGCGACGTGACGGCCGCCCCGGCCCCCTCCTATCCGGTGATGATGATCACGCGCGTCATCCTCGACGTCGTCATCGGCTCCTCCCTCGGCGGGCCGGCCATCGACGCCTACGGGCTGCGCGCGCCGCTGTGGCTGGGGGCGGTCCTGGCCGCCGTCGGTCTCCTCCCCCGCCTCCCCGATCTTCCCCGCCGCCGCCCGCCCGTGAGGCGCGCCGAGGTTCAGGGCGAGCGTCCGCTTTCCAGGGCCGTCGAGGGAAGAGGGGTTGCCGGGAGCGGAGGGGCCGTTGCGGGAAGCTGATCTGGAACGCGACGTCCGTCCCGCCCTCCGTGCGGGGCCGCTTCCGGCGGTGCCTTCGCAAGCGTCGTCGTGCGGCGCGGCTGTTTTCAAGACGGTCTTCCCCGGCGCCGGAGGCGCGCCGTCAAAAGGGGGGGCCTCACCCTCGATGATGGGTATTCGAGTAGCTCAGGAGGGGTGTGAGGGGAGATGGAAAGCTCATCGGGATTACTCTCTATTATATCAGAAATTCGCGGAAAATGCCACTGAATTTCATCTGGAAAATGGCATTATCCGGCTGTATGTTTGACGGCCGTGGCTGACAGGGAAGTGAAATACGTTTCATCGGGCGGCCTGCGACTGTGGACGGAGCGGTTCGGAGATTCCGCGCATCCGGCCGTGCTTTTGATCATGGGGACGTCCTCACCGGCCATCGGCTGGCCGGACGAGCTGGTGGAGACACTGGTCACCGGAGGACGGCAGGTGATCCGCTTCGACCACCGCGACACCGGCCGCTCCGACTGCGTCGACTTCGCGACGGACCCCTACACGCTGGCGGACATGGCCGCCGACAGCCTCGCCGTGCTGGACGGGCACGGCGTCCACGCCGCGCACCTCGTCGGCGCGTCCCTGGGCGGCGCCGTCGCCCAATGGATCGCCGCGCACCACCCGGAGCGGGCGCTCTCGCTGACCGCCATCATGAGCAGCCCGATGGGGCACAACGCCGGCCCCGCCTGGGAACGGGCGATGCGCGGGCAGGCCCCCGACCCCGACGACCTGCCGCCGCCCTCCCCGCGCTTCCTCCAGCATCTCGGCAGGCTCGCGGGCATGCCGCGGACGACCCGGGAAGAGCAGATCGCGGCCAACATGGAAACGCTGCGCGTGCTCAACGGCGACGCCCTGCCGTTCGACGAGGCCGCGGCCCGCGCCTACGCCGAAGCCGCCCACGACCGGGCCGAGAACCCCCAGGCGGCGCTCAACCACGACCTGGCCGGGCGGCGGCTGACCGAGGACCGGCTCGTCCCGCTGTCCTCGATCAAGGCGCCGACCCTCGTCGTCCACGGCAGCGCGGACCCCCTCCTCCCGCTGCCGCACGGCGAGGCCCTGGCCGCGCAGATCCCCGGCGCCCGCCTGCACGTCGTCCAGGGCATGGGCCACGGCTTCCACGCCCCAGGCCTGCCCCGGCAGATCGGCGAGGTCATCCTCGCCCACACGGAACCGGCCTGACCCGGCCCTCCCGGCCGCCGCCGGGTGATCGCCCGCCGGCGATCAGGGGCGGTACGGGAAGGCCAGGATAGCGCCGGGGTGGGTGAGGGTCTTGGTCGGGACGCCGAGCGCATCGCGGGTGATGCCGGTGCTGTCGGTGGCGACGTAGACGGTGCGGCCGTCCCGGGACACCGTCGTGTCCCGGTAGCGGTTGACGGTCTTGCCCAGCGGAGCGACGTCGACGATCCGCTCACCCCCCTCGGCCAGGCGCAACCGGTAGACGGCGCCGTCCTTGAGCGAGGGCATGAGCAGGGCCTTGCCGTCCGGATGCACCTCCAGGCTCGCCGGGGCGAGCGTCGGCCAGCACATGAAGTCCATGCCGCCGCACTTGGGGTTCTGGAACTCGTACCCGTCGTCCACGGTGTAGAAGGTCCGGATGGGCGGTGTGAAATCCGGGTGCGTCCAGTCGGTCTCCTTCTCCTGCGGCACCTCCTCGGGGACGGTGTAGTCGTCGTACGTCACGGACGCGCACCCGCCGCGGGCCGCCGACCAGTCGGCGTAGACGTAGGCCCGGTCGTCGCGGTACCCGGCGATGTGCGGCCAGCCGTAGTTGCGGCCCGCGCGGATGACGTTGACCTCGTCGTCGGTCTTCGGGCCCTGCTCGGAGGAGTAGAGCAGGCCGTCGGGGGAGAAGGCCAGGCCCTGGGGGTTGCGGTGGCCGTAGGAGTAGACGTGGCTGCGCACGCCTTCCAGCTCGGGGTTGTCGCGGGGGATGGAACCGTCGGTCTCCAGCCGCAGCACCTTGCCCCGGTAGGCGTCCCAGTCCTCGGCGCGGACCTGCGCGGCCGTGGGCAGCTCCTGGGCGCGGATGGGCTCGCAGTACAGCGAGAACTGGTTGGCCCCCTGGTCGCCGATCGTGTAATAGAGCTTGCCGTCCGGGCCGAACACGAGCCGCGCCGCCTGGTGGTCGTGGCCGGCCGGCATCCCGGTGATCAGATCCTTGGGGGAGTGCAGCCGTTCCCCGTCGGGATCGTACGTATACCGCACGATCTTGGTGCGTGGTCCAGCGTCCGTGCGGTAGGTGTGGGCGAGGTAGACGTGGTCGCGTCCGCGGCCGGTGAGCAGGTCGGGGTGGAGCGCCAGGCCCAGCACGCCGTCCTGCCCGCCCGTCGTGTGCACGGCCTCGGGGATCTCCAGTGCGGTCTTCTTCTCGCCGCTGTCCGGGTTCACCCGGACCACCCGCTTGCCGCTTTTCTCGGTGACCCAGATGAAGTCGTCGGGCCCGAGGACGATCTCGTACGGGTCGTCCAGCCCGGTGGCGACCACGCGGACGTCCTCGGAGACGGTCGTGGGGGTGGGATCGGATGCGGTCGTGGGCGCGGGGCCGGAGGGAGAGGACGCGCAGGCCGATGTCACGACCGCCGCGGTCGCGACCACCAGCGCGATCATGCTGCGTCGGTGCATGGGGGTGCCCTTTCGGGGGTGACGGGTCAGGCGTCGTCCGCTCCCGATTCCAGCACCCCCGGTGCTCCCCCCGCTACCCGATCTCCGTCCGGCCGTCCGCCCCGTGCGCGAGGAGGATCTTGACGGCCGCCACCGTGGCGTGGCCCCGCCATTCCAGCGCGCCGGCGGTGGAGGCGGAGACGAAGTCGACGGTCCACCCGCCGTCGTCGTCCTGGCGGGAGGCGAGCCGATCCAGATCGGCCTCGATCACCTCGCCGGGCAGCAGACCGCGCAGCGGGGTGCCGGGGCGGGGCGCGTAGTCCAGCGGGTGCAGCGCCTCGCCGTCCGCGCCGCCTGCGACGGGCAGGAGGCCGTCATCCGGCAGCAGCCCGACCATCCGGCGCAGCTCGCCCGGGGCCTCCGGGACCACGTCGTGCACGGCGTCCAGGAACGACAGCACGTAACGCAGCTCGTAGGAGCCGGCCGGGCGTTCCGCCGCGGCGATCCGCGCCATGCAGTAGCCGGTGGCCCGCTCCAGCCACCGGTGCTCGCGCACCGCCGCGTCGTACCGGCCGAGCAGGTGCGCGGCTCCGGCCACGGCGCAGGTCAGGTGCAGGCTGGAGTGCTCCGTGCCGGCCTGCCGCCACCAGGGCGCGGTCCCCGTCGGCTCGCCGACCGGCAGCGCGAACGGTACGCCGCCGTCGGGCAGGGTGACCGAGTCCAGCCAGTCGCACAGCCGTACAGCGGTCGGGCCGGGAGCGGCTCCACCGTACTCGGCGACCTCCTCCAGCACCTCGAAGGCGTGCAGGGCGCCCACCGGCTGGCTTTCCGGGCTGCGCAGGTCGGGCTCCAGCGCCCAGCCGAAGCCGCCGTCGTCGTTGCGGTAGGCGGCCAGGGCGCCGAGCACGCCGTCCGCCTCTCCGCGCCCGGTGATCAGATCGAAGCGACGGCGGTCGAGAAGCCGTGCGTTCGCGGTCATGAAAGCGGAGACGCGGTTCAGATCGATGTCCATGCGGCCATGGTGGGCGCGGAACGTCCGCCACGGCTTGAAAGAATCGGACGTCCGGCGGATCGGGCCTCAGCGGGCCGTGGCGTCGAGGGCCAGCGTGGAGAGATCACGCAGCGCCTTCACCAGCTCGGGTGGCTCGTCCACCCGGAAGGTGGCGCCCATCGGGACGAGGCGGGCGGCGAGCATCATGATGTGCGCGGCGAGGAGATGCGGGGTATCGGCCCCGGCGTACACGACGCAGGTTCGCTCGTCTTCGGCCTCCACCATGACGGCGGCGGGCATCCAGCCGGCGATGGCGTGCGCGGGGGCGTGCACGGTCACCCGGGCGCGGTGGCGGAACAGCACGGCATCCACCCCGCGTGAGACGTAGGCCACGACGTCTTCCTCCGGTAGGCGCCGGGGCGTGAACCTCGGCCCGTCCGGCACGCGCGGCTCGATCCGGTCGACCCGGAAGGTCCGCCAGTCGCCGCGCCCGACGTCCCAGGCCAGCAGATACCACCGGCGGCCGATATGCACCAGCCGGTACGGCTCCACCTCCCGCACGTCGCACTCACCGCCGTGACGGCGGTAGTCGAAGCGCAACCGCCGCCGATCGCGGCAGGCCGCGGCGATGGCGGCGAGCACGGATCCGTCCACGGTCGGTCCGCGGCCGTCGGCGGAGACGGTGAAGGTGTGCAGCGCGCCGACCCGGGGGCGTAGCCGGGCGGGTAGCACCTGTTCCAGCTTGGTCAGAGCACGCAGCGCGGTCTCCTCGATCCCGGTCACACTGCCGCCCGCGGCCGTGCGTAAGCTCACCGCCACCGCCACCGCTTCCTCGTCGTCCAGCAGCAAGGGCGGCATGGCGGCGCCCGAGCCGAGCCGGTAACCGCCCGCCACACCGGGGACGGCGTGCACCGGATAGCCGAGCTCACGCAGCTTCGTGACGTCATTGCGGATGGTGCGCTCGCTCACGCCCAGACGTTCGGCGAGTGCCCGACCGGTCCAGTCGGAGCGGGTCTGCAGCAAGGAGAGCAGACGCAGCAGCCGGGTAGAGGTTTTCCGCACTTTTTCAGTCTGACACCGATCGCGGAAGCTGGTTTGCCGCGATTACTGCGACGCTGAGGCCATGCGCGACGACATCGACATCCGCCCGTTCCGTATCGACATCCCACAGGAGCAGCTCGACGACCTGCGCGAGCGCCTGGCACGCGTCCGGTTCCCCGACGAGGCGCCGGGCGGTGGCTGGGAGATGGGCGTCCCGGTGGGTTACCTGGCCGATCTCGTACGCTACTGGGCGACCGGCTACGACTGGCGGGAGTACGAGGCGAAGATCAACGCGTTCCCGCAGTTCACCACCACCATCGACGGGCAGAACGTGCACTTTTTGCACGTCCGCTCGCCGGAACCCGGCGCGATCCCGCTGCTGCTGACCCACGGCTGGCCCGGCTCGATCGTGGAGTTCCTCGACGTCATCGGCCCGCTCACCGACCCGCGGGCGCACGGTGGCGACCCGGCTGACGCCTTCCACGTCGTCATCCCCTCCATCCCCGGCTACGGCTTCTCCGGCCCCACCACCGAGCGCGGCTGGAATCTGCGCAGGATCGCCCGGGCGTGGGACACGCTGATGGGCCGCCTCGGCTACACGCGGTACGGCGCGCAGGGCGGCGACTGGGGATCGGGCATCTCCCGTGATCTCGGGGTGATCGCGCCCGAGCGGGTCATCGGCGTCCACCTGAACTTCCTGCTCACCTTCCCCACCGGCGCGCCCGGCGAGACGGACGATCTGCACGAGATCGACAAGGAACGGCTGGGCAAGCTCCAGCGCTTCCAGGAGAACCTGTCCGGCTACCTGCGGATCCAGTCCACCCGGCCGCAGACTCTCGCCTACGGCCTGGCCGACTCGCCGGTGGGGCAACTCGCCTGGATCGTGGAGAAGTTCAAGGAGTGGACCAACGCGAAGAACGTTCCGGAGGACGCGGTCGACCGCGACCTGATGCTCACCAACGTGATGATCTACTGGCTGACCAACACGGCGGGCTCCTCGGCCCGGCTCTACTACGAGTTCGCGAACTCCTGGAGCAAGCCGGAGGTCTCGACCGTGCCGACCGGGGTCGCCGTCTTCGCCGGTGATCCCACGCCGCCGGTCCGGGCGCTGGCTGAGCGGACGGAGAACATCGCGCACTGGACGGAGTTCGACCGGGGCGGCCACTTCGCGGCCATGGAGGAACCCGACCTGTTCGTCCAGGACGTGCGGGCCTTCTTCGCCAAGCTTCGGTAGGTCGGCCCAGCCGTCCAGCCGGCACGTCCGGCAGGTGGGGTCATGGTGCGCCGGGCGGGACGTCGTTCGCCGTACCGGGCGCTATCCGCCGGAGCGGCTCCCGGCCCTCCGGGGCGGGCGGCGCGGCCCGTGGCCGCCGGGTGAGGGGTGCGGTTCGCGGGTGGGGTGGCGGCCGGCCGGGTCCTC
It contains:
- a CDS encoding helix-turn-helix transcriptional regulator; this encodes MRKTSTRLLRLLSLLQTRSDWTGRALAERLGVSERTIRNDVTKLRELGYPVHAVPGVAGGYRLGSGAAMPPLLLDDEEAVAVAVSLRTAAGGSVTGIEETALRALTKLEQVLPARLRPRVGALHTFTVSADGRGPTVDGSVLAAIAAACRDRRRLRFDYRRHGGECDVREVEPYRLVHIGRRWYLLAWDVGRGDWRTFRVDRIEPRVPDGPRFTPRRLPEEDVVAYVSRGVDAVLFRHRARVTVHAPAHAIAGWMPAAVMVEAEDERTCVVYAGADTPHLLAAHIMMLAARLVPMGATFRVDEPPELVKALRDLSTLALDATAR
- a CDS encoding epoxide hydrolase family protein — translated: MRDDIDIRPFRIDIPQEQLDDLRERLARVRFPDEAPGGGWEMGVPVGYLADLVRYWATGYDWREYEAKINAFPQFTTTIDGQNVHFLHVRSPEPGAIPLLLTHGWPGSIVEFLDVIGPLTDPRAHGGDPADAFHVVIPSIPGYGFSGPTTERGWNLRRIARAWDTLMGRLGYTRYGAQGGDWGSGISRDLGVIAPERVIGVHLNFLLTFPTGAPGETDDLHEIDKERLGKLQRFQENLSGYLRIQSTRPQTLAYGLADSPVGQLAWIVEKFKEWTNAKNVPEDAVDRDLMLTNVMIYWLTNTAGSSARLYYEFANSWSKPEVSTVPTGVAVFAGDPTPPVRALAERTENIAHWTEFDRGGHFAAMEEPDLFVQDVRAFFAKLR